A region from the Triticum urartu cultivar G1812 chromosome 1, Tu2.1, whole genome shotgun sequence genome encodes:
- the LOC125532673 gene encoding wall-associated receptor kinase 2-like, whose product MPTAFLLTALLLAAAAATNEATGSLVVTHGCATSCGGVDIPYPFGIGGGCFRKGFEIECINSSHAVLAGTSIRVMRLSSDRAESLVMLPIGWMCFNASSPSEASDFSYAETEMNKDGVYRISNTHNMLVVLGCNTFAYTASGKTQGGTDAYTYYTGCMSFCNNSASAQDGLCAGVGCCRLDIPPGLTGNYFKFRAYNHSTMMDYSPCDYAFLVDRNNYTFRRSDLRMDTNRTSPVWLDWAIRGNGSVDITAGDVLSCTQAPKTGQYACVSAYSDCVDSTNGPGYNCKCSEGYEGNAYLADGCTNIDECAHPAKYPCYGICKDTQGSYQCTCHPGYESDDPRTGPCAPKFPLVAQISIGVIGGTLVIAFVAFIIIIRKEKRKTREFYEKNGGLTLEKAKVIKLFKKEELKPILKSSNLIGKGGFGEVYKGVVDNILVAVKKPISGNVLENKQFANEVIIQSQVIHKNIVKLIGCCLEVDTPMLVYEFISKGSLHDILHESDKREPLNLDVCLSIVVESAHGLAYMHSQAHTKILHGNVKPANILLDDNFVPKISDFGISRLIAIDKEHTANVIGDMTYMDPVYLQTGRLTEKSDVYSFGVVILEVISRKKATHSDNNSLVTSFLECHKEGKKATELFDKEIVVAGDLELLDTLAGIAVECLNLDVDQRPSMTDVVTRLLTFNRSRVL is encoded by the exons ATGCCGACGGCATTCTTGCTGACCGCCCTGCTCCTGGCGGCAGCGGCAGCCACCAACGAGGCGACAGGGAGCCTCGTCGTGACCCATGGCTGCGCGACGAGCTGCGGCGGCGTGGACATCCCCTACCCTTTCGGCATCGGCGGCGGCTGCTTCCGCAAGGGCTTCGAGATCGAGTGCATCAACAGCAGCCACGCTGTGCTCGCCGGCACGTCCATCCGGGTGATGCGCCTGTCGTCGGACCGGGCCGAGTCGCTGGTGATGCTCCCCATTGGATGGATGTGCTTTAACGCCTCCAGCCCCAGCGAAGCTTCGGATTTCAGCTACGCCGAGACGGAGATGAACAAGGACGGCGTGTACCGCATCTCCAACACGCACAACATGCTCGTCGTCCTCGGCTGTAACACCTTCGCCTACACCGCCAGCGGGAAGACGCAGGGCGGCACCGACGCCTACACCTACTACACCGGGTGCATGTCCTTCTGCAACAACTCGGCCAGCGCGCAGGacggcctctgcgccggcgtcgGCTGCTGCCGCCTCGACATCCCGCCGGGCCTCACCGGCAACTACTTCAAGTTCCGCGCCTACAACCACTCCACCATGATGGACTACAGCCCCTGCGACTACGCCTTCCTCGTCGACAGGAACAACTACACCTTCCGCCGCTCCGACCTCCGCATGGACACCAACCGGACCTCGCCCGTGTGGCTCGACTGGGCCATCCGCGGCAACGGTTCCGTCGATATCACCGCCGGCGACGTGTTGTCGTGCACGCAGGCGCCCAAGACGGGTCAGTATGCCTGCGTCAGCGCGTACAGCGACTGCGTGGATTCCACCAATGGGCCTGGCTACAACTGCAAGTGCTCCGAAGGCTACGAGGGCAACGCCTACCTTGCCGACGGATGCACCA ATATAGATGAATGTGCACATCCAGCAAAGTATCCTTGCTACGGTATCTGCAAGGACACTCAAGGATCTTACCAATGCACCTGTCATCCAGGTTATGAGAGCGATGACCCAAGAACTGGACCCTGCGCTCCAAAGTTCCCACTTGTTGCACAGATTTC TATAGGTGTAATAGGTGGTACACTTGTCATCGCATTTGTGGCATTCATTATTATTATTCGAAAAGAGAAGCGGAAGACCAGAGAGTTTTATGAGAAAAATGGTGGTCTTACCTTGGAGAAAGCTAAAGTTATAAAGCTTTTCAAAAAGGAGGAGCTCAAGCCAATTTTGAAAAGTAGCAATTTAATTGGAAAAGGTGGCTTTGGTGAAGTTTACAAGGGGGTTGTTGATAACATACTAGTTGCAGTAAAGAAACCAATTAGTGGTAATGTGCTGGAGAACAAGCAATTTGCAAATGAAGTCATCATACAGTCTCAAGTCATCCACAAGAACATTGTTAAGCTTATAGGTTGTTGCCTAGAAGTGGATACCCCCATGCTAGTGTACGAGTTCATTTCCAAAGGAAGCTTGCATGACATTCTTCACGAGTCTGACAAGAGGGAGCCGCTCAACTTGGATGTGTGCCTAAGCATTGTTGTGGAATCGGCACATGGTCTAGCTTATATGCATTCCCAAGCCCATACCAAAATCTTGCACGGTAATGTTAAACCAGCCAATATACTTTTGGATGACAACTTTGTGCCAAAGATCTCAGACTTTGGCATATCGAGGTTGATTGCAATAGATAAGGAACACACTGCAAATGTCATTGGTGACATGACTTATATGGATCCAGTATACCTGCAAACAGGTCGACTGACTGAAAAAAGTGATGTCTACAGTTTTGGGGTTGTCATCTTAGAGGTCATTAGCAGGAAGAAGGCCACTCATTCCGACAATAACAGCTTAGTGACGAGTTTCCTTGAGTGTCATAAAGAAGGGAAGAAAGCAACTGAGTTGTTTGATAAGGAAATTGTCGTAGCAGGAGATTTGGAGCTTCTTGACACTCTGGCAGGTATTGCTGTGGAATGTCTTAACCTGGATGTGGATCAAAGACCATCAATGACAGATGTCGTGACGCGTCTTCTCACATTTAATAGATCCCGTGTGTTGTAA